One region of Seriola aureovittata isolate HTS-2021-v1 ecotype China chromosome 15, ASM2101889v1, whole genome shotgun sequence genomic DNA includes:
- the LOC130182359 gene encoding clathrin interactor 1-like, whose translation MLNMWKVRELVDKATNVVMNYSEIESKVREATNDDPWGPSGQLMGEIAKSTFMYEQFPEVMNMLWTRMLKDNKKNWRRVYKALLLLAYLIRNGSERVVTSAREHIYDLRSLENYHFIDENGKDQGINVRQKVKEMVEFIQDDDRLREERKKAKKNKDKYIGVSSDSMGGGGGSFKNSTELDRSKWDEDWDKSRGAFPFSEKLGEISDKIGSTIDDTLNKFRKKERDDSPDRISDNEEDRASRNGRQETLEFKDEEETVTTKSIQITQATETTTTTTRKRSGATSSKTLDLGAAAHYTGDRSPEEKSSVRQSSSSGLADLLVIDPSSNQSATTGGGSDLIAGFADFSSPAASASLPTSTAAAPSNGNGEFGDWNAFSANSPPSSSSAPSQPVTDLFGSVQSPTAAASNPTSVPPSAELFDLMLMGGANHQLTNPHTTLSASQSMTFSLGGATPGASVAMPTMPLSRSQQSLGGMTSQQPLGQQQKVGVGSLGSTWSDPSVNISLDFLSAGLNPTKTPPTLNNIIQQQAVPPVNLLAQNFGGLNLSSPPHVTPIRPPANPLMAGSTMTMGMPASMAAGMPPSMTTGTMGMGGIPVNQGMMGMNMSMNMGMTTPVMMGGMAGMGVPGVGMGVAHSITPAVVPPKQDAFANFGNFGK comes from the exons ATGCTGAATATGTGGAAAGTCAGAGAGCTGGTGGACAAAGC CACCAATGTGGTGATGAACTACTCAGAGATCGAGTCCAAGGTGAGAGAGGCCACCAATGATGACCCCTGGGGACCCTCTGGACAACTGATGGGAGAAATAGCCAA atctaCCTTTATGTATGAGCAGTTCCCAGAGGTGATGAATATGCTGTGGACCAGGATGCTGAAGGACAACAAGAAGAACTGGAGACGAGTCTACAAG gcTTTACTGCTGCTGGCATATCTGATCAGGAATGGGTCTGAAAGAGTCGTCACCAGTGCCAGAGAACACATCTATGACCTGCGATCTCTAGAAAACTACCACTTCATTG atgagAATGGTAAGGATCAGGGCATCAATGTGCGTCAAAAGGTGAAGGAGATGGTGGAGTTCATCCAGGACGATGACAGattgagagaggagaggaagaaagccAAGAAGAACAAAGATAAATACATTGGAGTCTCCTCTGACAgtatgggaggaggaggaggcagcttTAAGAACT CTACTGAGTTGGATCGTAGTAAGTGGGATGAGGACTGGGATAAGAGCAGAGGAGCTTTCCCCTTTAGTGAGAAACTCGGAGAGATCAGTGACAAGATAGGCAGCACCATCGACGACACACTCAACAAGTTCAGAAAGAAGGAACGAGACGACTCACCGGACAGAATCAG TGACAATGAGGAGGACAGAGCATCGAGAAATGGTAGGCAGGAAACCCTTGAGTTcaaagatgaggaggaaactGTCACAACAAAGAGCATCCAGATCACACAAGCAACAgaaaccacaaccaccaccacacgGAAACGCAGCGGAGCAACAAGCAGCAAGACTCTGGACCTGGGTGCTGCAGCTCACTACACTGGAGACAGGAGTCCAGAAGAGAAG tcatcagtcaggcAGTCATCCAGTAGCGGTCTAGCTGACCTGTTAGTGATTGACCCTTCATCCAATCAGAGCGCTACAACAG GTGGTGGTTCAGACCTCATCGCTGGCTTTGCTgacttctcctctcctgcagccTCGGCCAGCCTCCCAACCTCCACCG CTGCTGCGCCATCAAATGGAAACGGAGAATTTGGGGACTGGAATGCCTTCTCGGCAAATTCACCACCTTCGTCTAGCTCCGCTCCCTCCCAGCCCGTCACTGACCTGTTTGGCAGCGTCCAGTCACCCACAGCCGCAGCCTCTAATCCCACCTCTGTCCCACCTTCCGCTGAGCTTTTTGACCTGATGCTGATGGGGGGAGCTAACCATCAACTAACCAATCCACATACGACACTGAGTGCGTCTCAGAGCATGACTTTCTCTCTGGGAGGGGCGACACCAGGAGCATCTGTTGCTATGCCCACCATGCCCCTTTCTCGCTCTCAACAG AGCTTGGGAGgcatgacatcacagcagccCTTAGGACAACAGCAGAAGGTCGGGGTCGGATCATTAGGGTCGACATGGTCGGACCCCTCGGTCAACATCAGCCTGGACTTCCTATCAGCAGGCCTCAACCCCACTAAGACACCACCCACACTCAACAACATCATCCAGCAACAAG cagtgCCTCCTGTTAACTTGTTGGCCCAGAACTTCGGAGGACTGAACCTCAGCTCCCCGCCCCATGTGACACCCATCAGACCACCAGCCAATCCCCTGATGGCAGGCAGTACCATGACGATGGGCATGCCTGCGTCGATGGCAGCGGGTATGCCACCTTCAATGACCACGGGTACCATGGGGATGGGGGGAATTCCTGTAAACCAAGGCATGATGGGAATGAACATGAGCATGAATATGGGCATGACCACTCCAGTGATGATGGGTGGTATGGCCGGCATGGGAGTGCCAGGAGTCGGGATGGGCGTAGCACATTCCATCACCCCAGCCGTGGTTCCGCCCAAACAAGATGCCTTTGCTAACTTTGGCAATTTTGGGAAATGA